In the genome of Phacochoerus africanus isolate WHEZ1 chromosome 5, ROS_Pafr_v1, whole genome shotgun sequence, the window CGTTAGagctcaccaatgaatttggtaaagttgcaagatacaaaattaatacatagaaattgactctatttctgtatactaacaatgaaagaaaagaaagagaaattagggaaaacatgccatttactatcacatcaaaaaaattatttaggaataaaactccctaaagaggcaaaagacctatactctgaaaataatcagatgctgatgaaagaattcaaggatgacacaaacagatggaaagatataccatgctcctggattggaagaatcaatattgtcaaaatgactatactacccaagggaatctacagattcaatgcaatagcaatcaaattaccaaggacattcttcacaaaactaaatttttttttaatttggaagcaaaaaagccccagaatggccaaagccaagccaaccttaaaaaaaaaaaaaaaacataaaactggaGTTGGAAGAATAaagctctctgacttcagactttactacaaagtcacagtcatcaaaacagtatgatactggcacaaaaacagaaatgtatatcaggacagaaaactcagaaataaccCAAGAAACTATGGTCAAATAATCTGACAAAGGAgggcaataatatacaatggaggaaagacagtctcttcaataagtgatgctgggaaaactggacaactatttgtaaaagaatgaaattagaacattctataacagcatacacagaaataaagtcaaaatggatcaaatacctaaatgtaaggcaagatagtataaaattcctagatgaaaacataggcataaCCCTCTTTAAcagaaatcacagcaacatcttgtttgatcaaactcttagaataatgacaataaaaacaaaaataaaccaatgggaacaaATTAAACTCGCAAGCTTTTTCATAGCAAAGAATACcaattcaaaaaatgaaaagacgacccacagaatgggagataatctCTGCAAATGATGTAGCAcataagggcctaatctccaaaatatacaaacaactcatagaactgagtcactatgctgtacagaagaaattgacacaacagtgaaaaccaactatactctaataaaaataaaatttaaaaaagagtgagattctgtcatttgcaactaTGTGGATGAACCCAGAGAGTGTTAtgattagtgaaataaatcaaagacaaatatactGTATTAtgacttatatgtagaatctaaaaaataaaatgaataaattacataaaaaatagagacaaacagatatagagaataaactagtggctACTTGTAGGGAGAGGAATGGGGAAAAGGCAAAATAGGGGAATGGGACTGAGATAAAacttctatgtataaaataaataaatgacaagtaTAGATTGTACAGTACAAGGGAATATacctattattttataataactttaaatggagtataatctataaaaatattaaaccactatattgtacatcttaaactaatagagtattgtaaatcaactatccttcagttaaaatgttatatttgctCACAAAAAGTCTTCAAGAtctcatttatatatgaaatctaaagtCATCAAATGCattagaagcagagagtagaatggttaGTGACAGGACTGATGGAGGGGAAAATGGGGATTGTCAAATGGTGCAAAGTTTCAATTATGCAAGAAAAATAGGTTCCGAAGATCTACTACACAGCATAGTGCATGAGCTAAAAATAGTGTGCTAAACAATTTTTAAGAGGATATATCTATGCTAAGTGTTcttattgcaaaataaaaataattaataataataacaaaaataaaggtgGTGGGGTGAAAGTTTTTGAGAGTtatgaaggaattaaaaattattaatttgaaCATACTGAGTTTTAGAAGCTGCTGACATAACAGCTTCTGCTACCATAAAtccaggttggtttttttttctgctcatcaACTGCAGCAATCCCCATTtctgcttttgcatttttatgtttgCTGAGGGGTTAAAAAGCCCCAAATATGTTGAGTAAGCATTATGGTTGTGGCACCATCTAAAGAAAATAGCCAGGGCTTTTTGAGTCTCTTAGTAATAGCTAcaaaattatgtattattttttatattcttctcttAAGGAAAGTTTTCAAGATATTTAGAGTAATACAGGGAAAATACCCTGCATAATCCCAGGAAACTTCTgagttcttttccattttctcagaAGCACAAATTCTCCCTTAATTCAGTTCAGTTTAGGTTAATAATGTTAATCAAGCATCAACAATCTTCCAGGGGCTGTTATACTCTAGGGATGCAAAGATGGAGACAAGTTCCTGATCCTTTGAGATCAGAAAAGAGATTACAGCTAGTTGTGCCTCCtacaggaaggaaaggaactaCTTGGTAAGTTTCCTGACAAGGTGCTGCCTAAAtagaattagaaggaaaaaatggtaCAATCACAACTGGAGATGGAAGAATTTATTAAGCTCAAGAAATAGTCTGAATAAGACAGGCATGCTGTATTTTATAAACTACAGGAGTTTGAGAACATAAAGTTCTCTGCAGGAATATCAGTCACTGATTCTGGAAAAGCAGGTGCTGAGCCAGTAAACATGGGAAGGAACACATCAGAGAGTTTTGTGACCAAGCTAAGAAACCTTATCTTTGCAGATGGTGAAGAAAAACATTGAAGCATGTTAAAGAGGGGTGTGACAGGAGAACAGTAACATTTTAATTTAGGGAGGAATTATTTTATCTTGAAAACAAGCACACAACAttcattaaagaggaaaaaaagtagaagataATGAggtaagtaaaaaagaaagaggatcagaggaaggaggaagagacacAAAAAGCTTTCACTGCATCCATTCCTAGACAAAAATctctattttgtatttatactccagatgtttttctttttagattatttttggccacatcagcTCAGCCCAACATGGGGACATTTCAGTGTCTTGGTCTAATGATGAATCAAATGGGAAGCACTCCAAATGTCAAGAATGTTTTATGTAGAATAATAATATCTTCTTTGCTCTCAATTTGGAGTCCTACTGCAAAAGGCACAGCAAAAGCAAAGTTGATGAAGTTTTCCTGATCTAGAAGACTTGCCTCACTGTTTCCTGCTTCAgattttttaatatcaaataaaCCAAAGCCAGCCTTCAtgtaatacattataaatattaatttacctAAATGTTATACTTCAGTATAACATGTTTACACTAGATATACACTTATGGGGTCATAACCATCCCAATCCATAGAGGCTTCTTGACCTCAGAAGAATCTGACtgtgaacaaaagggaaaaaggaaaaccatactttatcattcatttttattgtcttgATCTCAGATCACTAGTACAGGATATGTGAAAGAGGTTAAAGAAAGAGCTATTTCAGTTCTCTTGATGTCTACTGGCCTATTAAACCTCCGTTTGATTAATGTTTGACCCATAaactctcttctctgccttctgaAAATTACTATATGCTtcctttctttatctattccCATAGAAGTACACATAGGCCATGTATTCATGTGTTTTATGGGATCATATTTTACCTCATTTTTGTTATTACATATTGGTAAACTATTTTGTACCCTATAATATACAATGAGCCACTTTCCAGGTAATTTTTTTAGCTACAACATTTTTCATCATAAGGATTTTTTACTCTatccaattcttttttcttttttctttttagggcagcacttgtggcatatggaaattcctaggctaggtgttgccacagctctggctatagccacagccacaattcTGAATCCAAGCTGAAtgtgccacctacactacagctcatggaaacatcagatccttaactcactgagcaaggccaggaattgaaccctcatcttcatggatactagtcagatttgtttccactgctccaaaTTGGGAAttccaattctatttttaacatgttggagtgttcttttttcagtttttttctgttataaaaaCACAGCAATGAGCATTCCATTAATTATTTCCACATATATgaattttcttaatataaatgTCTAATTTGGAATTATTACACTACAAGTTTTACTTTACTCCCAGTTTTATTAGCCTTCTTCATGGAACATGGAGTTACTGTATACATACTGAGTACAGGAGTGCAGTACTACAAGCTCCTCTACTCAGTATGTGTTTTGCTACAAAAATTTGCCCCCAGTAAAAATAATCCTTTATAGAATATTTACTCTGCACTGGGAACTAAATAATTTTacctttaattattttcaaaacaatgtaATGGGGTAGGTACAGTCCTTAGcttaattttacaaatgaggaagctgaggcacagaaaagttaaaCTGGCCCAAGATTACACAGTTAGGTCTAGCTTCAAAGTATGTAGTGTGGCCCCAGAGCCTGTGCTTTTCAGTCACTATACTATATTTGTCATGACTGGCTACTTCTTATAATTCAGGTTTGTGTAAAATGTTATCTCTTCTTAGGCCTTCCTAGACCACATTCCTAAAGTATTCCCTGCCACATGCAGCAGATTCACCACTTTCCTTGTCATGCTGCAGTGCCCTGAATCTAGTTgagtctattttctttcttcctttcgagcttcacccacggcatatggatatCCCCAGgatatgggttgaattggagctgtggttgccctacaccatggccacagcaatgcaggatatgagccacatctctgacccataccacagctcacagaagtgccagattcttaacccactaatggaggccagggattgaacccacattctcctgGATACCAGGGATCCCACTGAATGCCAATGGGAAGTCCTACATCTAGTTTCTgataagtatttaataaatacctGCTAAAATTAAGTTAGCCTCTGAGTtagaagcagaaagacaaaagaaattgtTCCAACTGCACTGAGAAACAGAACTTTAGGTATTGAGCCAGGAAAAGAATACCGAAGTAAGATTACAGTATTAGATACAAACCTAATACATGTTTCACAGGTCAATAAACCAAATCAGCTGTAGTTCAAATTTTCTACCTAGGCTGTAAAATTGTGACACATTTTCAATGCCTACAGGATAACTGATAATTATATAAGGCTCTAAATTCTGCAATTTCATCATCTGTTGTAAATTGTAGCCAAATATATAGCAACATGACCAAAGAATGCCACATTGGAATCAAATAGACTTAATAGAAAAAATTTGGcataatattaaaaagttaagaaattgatgttttgcctttttccaagtttgagacattaaaaataaaaagaatacggagttcccgtcgtggcgcagtggttaacgaatccgactaggaaccatgaggttgcgggttcggtccctgcccttgctcagtgggttaacaatccggcgtggccgtgagctgtggtgtaggttgcagacgcggctcggatcccgcgttgctgtggctctggtgtaggccgggggctacagctccgattcaacccctagcctgggaacctccatatgccgcgggagcagcccaagaaatagcaacaacaacaacaacaaaaaagacaaaagacaaaaataaataaataaaataaaataaaataaaaagaatacaattcagccataaaaaagaacaaaataatgccatttgcagcaacatggatggaactagagatcccCAGCCTGAGTGAGGTAAGGCtgaaagagatagaaaaataccatatgatatcgcttaaatctggaatctaatatatggcatgaaggaacctttccacagaaaagaaaatcatagacttggagaatagacatgtggttaccaagagggaaggggagggagtgggagggcctggacgtttggggtaaatagatgcagaatattgccttgGGGATGGATTATAAGtgggatccttctgtgtagcatggggaactctgtctagtcacttatgatggaacatgtaatgtgagaaaaaagaatgtatacatgtaagtgtaactgggtcaccatgctgtatagtcaaagaaatatatacacataaataaaagataaaaaataaaaatattttcctggtttattgatatattatttacatatggCATTAAGTTGAAAGTATACCTTGTGatgatttaatttgttttaaaatatatattgatttacAGAAAAAAGAACTATATTTTCATATACAGAGGTGATTGCTTATTGTCTTGTCATCTTGTACCCAGAGTCAAGGTAATACCTTGGAGaattggattgtttccatttagCAGtagtggagggtgggggaggattttttttttggtaagcattatcattttagaaaattcaCCTTAGAGAATAAAGTATGTGGGGGTTCTAATCAACTCAACCCACAGTTGTGTGTTGGGTCTTTGTGATTTTGAGAAACCAAGATCCCTTCTCTTGGTAAGAAAAATCCCATTTTCTTCTGTCTGCAATGGGTTTTTGCCCAAGCAATCATATCTTGctccctcagtttcttcacataTGCACTCCAATGTCACTTTCTCAGTGAGGGTTTCTGTAATCTCCTATTTAAACTTTCATATCTCCATCAGCACTTTCTAGGAGTCTTCCATGATTTCTTTCCCCATAGGACTATTCCACATGAATTGGTAGTCATACTTATTTCCAGGGCTACCAGAGCAAATTACAACAAATTTGATGTATAACActacagatttattttcttaaaattgtgaATGTCAGAAGCCCAAAATCAGGTGTCAGAAGGACTGTGTCTCCTTTGAAAGCTCTAGAGAAGaatctttccttgccttttccagtttgTGGTGTCTTCAAACTGTCCTTATATTATGGCATCATAAATCCAGTCTCTACTTCCATCTAACTTCACAGGGCctttcttctccccttccctcttttaAAGGAACATGTCATTGGATATAGTGGCCattcagataatccaggatgatcttatttcaagatccttaactttaTTACATTTGATAGACTCCTTTTCCCAAATAAGTTTACAATCACAAGTTCCAAGGTGAATATATGGACATATCTTTTGGGGAACCACCATTCAATCCACCACATTGAGTATGTATTCTATATGTACAAATACATTTTCTACTATCTGTTCCTACCTACAAGGGTGACaagtttttgagttttatttttattgtatcctTACCCCTTAACATAGTGCCTAATAGATAgcaggccctcaataaatattagctaaatAAAGTAATATGATAACAAAATATACTTCATgtgtaattaatatatttttatttgatttgatgaATTTCCTCATGAGTTTGATTGGTGATAACTAAATTCTGAGCAGTCTCAGAGTAAACTGCTAAAACTGAATACCAGAATTTATATTATTGTTACATAAACCCAATCAGGCTGGCTCAAAGCTTGTAACTTGTTTTATGCATTTCACCTTACAAATAGCTCTCTTCTGTGTACATTTATTCATTACACTACtacaaaatgttttctctctAATGAGGTTGATTCCTACACTGGTTTAATGTGTACATTCTACTTTAATGAGAGCATACATTTGGATATTTGAGTCCCATCAGCTCTTTAAAACACAGTAGAATTTGTAAAGAAATTCTGCTTCCACACTCGCCCTTATCCAGACACTATgagaaattataaaggaaaaaaatacccttATATCGTGGAATCCCCCAGCTGATGCACATGAAATTCAGGTAGTGTGGAATGGTTTCAGGTACTCTGGACTGGTCAGATAGTTTTCCCAGTTAGTTTCCTCAAGTAAACTAAGTAAACTCTAACAAGTTTCAGCTTGCTTATATCTCACTCTGGTCCATATCTTTAATAGTCAAGATCTTCTGTATCATGTCAGTTGATTTTCACACAAGTGAAGGCAGATAAAACTTTATTATTGATATTTCATGTATGAAGAATCAGTTTCAGAGAGCTTAAGTGGTtttaaactcaaaaaataaaaatatatctgggATTAAACTCAGATTTTCAGAACGAGTTTGTTGTTTTCATCCCTCATTTATTGTTTCCTGATAAAGATATCTTTGCCTGTTTTTCAGTGCACACAATTCTTAGCCCTGTATGACTGTGCCATTATGTTTTTACTCACCTGCATTAtctcagaaaataattatttgtctttatatatttgggttttattattattattattatttgtcttttatggccatacctgtggcatgtggaggttctcaggctaggaattgaatcagagctacaactgacagccacagcaacaccagattcaagctgagtctgacctacaacacagctcatggcaacaacagatccttagcccagtgaacaaggccagggattgaacaggcatGGTCAtaattactagtcaggtttgttatggttgaaccatgatgggaattccatatgtttgtgttttaaatggaaatacaCTTAAAACCATTTCTCTATGTATCAAGAGATCAAAATGCATTCTAGGAGCAAACATTAAATCATTTCCATTATGAGAATAATTTCCATCTGTCTCTTTATTGTCTAAAGTGAGGTATGTTTGCATTTTaccttgtttcttttatttcctgagGGCTATACTTCATGGGTCCATTTTTTATCTTATTAGTAGTTCTCTAGATATAGTCATTGATGGTTCCAACCATAGGTCTGCACAACAGGCTTCCCCACTCAGCTTGCAGAGGAATCATATTTTCTCTCCGAGGAGATCCCATGAATGAAGAAAAGACTTGGGCTCAGAATCAGCTTTTGACCACTTCTCTGCACTAACTGTAATTATTTACTTCCTTCTGTTCTGGAAGTTTGTAAAACATGGTAAAGAATTCCACCTAATGCCtcttcaaaagaaagagaaatcatttttaaagtattgtttgTGAATGATGATGCAAATTATAAAAGAGTCATTCTATTTTAAAGTGTTCTAATGAAAGATTTAAATTCCTACTGATATTGGCATGTTATAGTGAATACAGCTTAAAGTATAGCTCCTTTTCCATTGTTAAAACTATGAACCAAGTGTAGGCATAACTATGTACCCTTCTACAACTATGTGGGCTCACTTGATTGAAAAGGTAAGGTGTATATGGGCAGGTGTCAGAATGACAAGTAGGAGAATTGAGTCACTGTGGGCATAGGATGAAAATCTGTCAGTTCCTGACATTGGGCTAGTTATTTGTATATGAGGTGAGAGAGTGAAGGCCAGGGGaagtaaaagaaaactgaagaaaagtgAGAGATACTGATATCAGAAGAAAAGAGGGCTGATTAGGGCACATTTCCTTCAACAAATAACATATttgatgatatttatttatttatcatcgaTTTCATGCTCACCCACTGGAGGACACAAATATGTTGTGACATCTAGAAGTGAAATATGAAATTCAGTACAAAACAACAATATGAGTTCtagaagaagacaaaataaaattgtaaaattcaCAGTTCATTCACAGATAACAGAAAGCAGTCCAGCAGAAATTTATTCAGTATACAGAAATAGgcacttacaaaaaaaaaatgctgaaatccCTAGAGGTATAGTCTCTAGCCTTTGCCAGCAAGATTAACTACAGACAAAATATCCAGAATGGGACTGTTAAAAAAGCTGATAACTCTGCCTCAGTCAGAAATCTGAGAGGTCAGAAAGCCATCACCAAATCTGTTTCTCCAGGGGTTTTAATGCTTGCTAGATCCTAAAATAGCTAATAATATTCTGCCATCCCTTTTTCCCACTTAACTCAGGAATTTACTCACAGTCTTGGAAACCCCATTTGGATCATAAACAATGAGAACTCTCAATTCAAGGGATATGACCTTAGAACTCAAACACATGCATAGATGCAGACCTCAGGACACAAGAAAAATCTGTGGTTGATGTGGACGTGGTGATGTCACATTAACACAAGTAATATCCAGCTGAGGCCTTAAAGGAGAAAGGATGGAGGACAGAATAGCAAGCACAAAATCAAGTCACCTCTTTCTAATCAATTGTAACAGACTAGTCAGAGTGGATGGACTGGCAACAGGCCAGTTTCTTCAGAGCCTCTTTGACCTCTCGGTTCCTTAGGCAATAAATGAAAGGGTTGAGAGCTGGTGTGACAATGGCATAGAAGATAGAAATTACTTTGTTCATATTGAAGGTGTGTATGGCTCGAGGCCGGGCATACATGAATATAGTAGCTGAATAGAAGATGGTGACAACCACAAGGTGGGAGGTACAAGTAGAAAATGCCTTCTTCTTCCCTGTGGGCATGCGTAGAATGGTGGCCAGAATGCATCCATAGGATAGGACAGTGATTgaaagggggaagaggaagatgatCAGTGCCAGAACAAAGTCCACCAACTCAGCTATGGACATATCCTTGCAGGAGAGGTTAAGTACTGGAGAGatgtcacagaagaaatgattgaTCACATTGGGGCCACAGAAGCTGAGCTGAGAAATGAAGTAAATCTTAGCCAAGGAGATTCCAAAGCCAATGATCCAGGAACCAAGAACCAGGCGGAAGCAGATCCCATGGCTCATAGATGTGGTATAGTGGAGTGGGAGGCAGATGGCCACATAACGATCATAGGCCATGGCAGCAAGAAGCACACATTCTGTGCACATGAGTGCAATGAAGAAGTAAAGTTGTATCATACAGTGAGTGAAGGAGATGCTGTTTCTCATGGACCAGAAACTGAACAGCAATTTGGGTACAGTCACAGAGATGTACCAGGTCTCCAGAAAGGACAGGTTGgccaggaagaaatacataggCTTGTGCAAGGGCCGACTCCACTGAACTGACAGAATGATGATCATGTTTTCAGCCACTGTCAGAATATAGGCTCCAAAGAACAAAAGGAACACTGCTACACGCATACCCCAGGGCCCCGGGAAACCCACCAGAATGAACATGGTGACTCGAGTTTGGTTTTCTACTTCCATGTTGAAAACACAAGGCTGAACTCttcttggagaaaaaaagaacttggtcAGATTCCATGGTCTATTTAGAACCTTCCTTCTTTTACCTTCTCTGACTAGCAATAGCAGTAACAGATACAAtttttaatacaatattataagcTAGAACATACACAGGGTACATTAAGTTCTTATATAACCTCTTTACATATGCTTTTAATACCCATCTTAGTTATGAATAAACTGAGTTTTGGAGAGGTATTAAGTAACTTATCACATTTCCACTGGTAGCAGGACAGAATTCACATTCAAGTCTAAGTCTAAACATCATGCTTTATCTAATACGCTGCACTTATTCTTCATAACACATCCAAACTCAACAGTGTCAGATCTCAATGTTCCCTGTTTTCATTGCCAATTCCAAAATTTACACCCAA includes:
- the LOC125126740 gene encoding olfactory receptor 6B1, whose amino-acid sequence is MEVENQTRVTMFILVGFPGPWGMRVAVFLLFFGAYILTVAENMIIILSVQWSRPLHKPMYFFLANLSFLETWYISVTVPKLLFSFWSMRNSISFTHCMIQLYFFIALMCTECVLLAAMAYDRYVAICLPLHYTTSMSHGICFRLVLGSWIIGFGISLAKIYFISQLSFCGPNVINHFFCDISPVLNLSCKDMSIAELVDFVLALIIFLFPLSITVLSYGCILATILRMPTGKKKAFSTCTSHLVVVTIFYSATIFMYARPRAIHTFNMNKVISIFYAIVTPALNPFIYCLRNREVKEALKKLACCQSIHSD